CTCGTCGGAGAAGTGCAGCTGATCGCCGTACAGGTTCACCCCGTTGACCTCGGGACGGAAGCCCTCCGAGCACTCGAGCACCTCGTAGAGGTCCAGGACCGCGACGTCCCGATCGCGCGCCCAGGCCCGGATCCAGGAGTTGACGACCTTCGGGTCGGAGGTCGCCTCGGCGACGTCCGGATGGGCCTCGAAGTAGGTGCGCAACGCCGGCGCCTGGCCCTGGCGGCCGTCGATCCGGCACGGCACGGTGGCGATCTGCGGCGTGACACCGGCACTCTCGGCCTGGGCGACCAGTCCGTCCAGGGCCTCCTCGACGGCTCGGCGGTAGGGCCGGTCCTGAAGCCACCACACCTCACCCTCGGGCGAGTAGTGCGGGATCGAGATCAAGGTGCCCAGCACCATCACCACGGTGTCGGCGTCCAGGTCGCGCAGCCGCTCCCCCAGGTTCGTCCAGCTGCGACGGCACTCGGCGTCCGGCGCACCGCCGAGCTCCTCGTTCCAGGCCGGCTTGAGGTCGACCACGTCGCACCCGGGCACCGCCAGGCCGCTCACGAGCAGATCGGGATAGTCCGCCGACGGGAAGTACGTGACGAGGTTGTCGGCGACGGAGTCGCCGTAGAACGCGATCCGCGTGGGCTTCTCGCGCGGGTCGTAGGCCGCGCTGCCCGCGACCAGCGGCGGCACGTCCACCGAGCGGCCACCGACCTGCGAAGCCGTGGCGCCCACCTGGCCCACGGCCAACGCGACCAGGACGACGCCGAGCGGCGCGGCGACGGCGACCCGCCCGGGTCGGCGCAGGCGCGGCAGCAGGCCACGGACACCGCGGCGCATGACCGGCTCCTCGATCCACCGGTAGCTGGCGGCGGCAGCGGCGATCGAGATCGCCAGGACGACCGGTGCCGCGACCCAGACCGGGGCGGTCGGGAAGGCCTGGCCGAACCACACGGTGAGCGGCCAGTGGAAGAGGTAGAGGCCGTAGCTGCGCACGCCGAGGTAGGCCAAGGGCGCCCAGGAGAGGACCCGACCGGCCGAGCCTCCGACGCCGTGCGCGAGAGGCAGGATGAGCAGACCGACCACGATCGCCTGCAGCAGCAACCCGCCGCTGAGGAACATGAACGGCTCCATCGGCTCCACGACGACCAACAGGGCCAGCGCCGTGGCGAGCATCGTCCAGGCCAGCACCGGACCGCAACGGCGCAGCACCGCCGGCGTGCGGTCCCGCCACCCGTCGTCGATGAACGCCACCAGCATGCCGATGAGCAGCGACTGCGCTCGCGTGTCGGTGCCGTAGTACGCATGGGCGATGGCCGACGCGTCTCCGAGGCCCACTTGGGCGGTCCACCAGGCCGACCCGACGGCGGCCAGGGCCAGGACGACCATCGCGACGCGGCGACGCATCAGCGCGAGGATCGCCAGCAACAGCGGGACGCACAGGTAGAACTGCTCCTCGACCGAGAGCGTCCAGGCGTGCCGCAACAGTGACGGGGAGCCGAATGTCGAGAAGTACTGATCGGCGTCGAGCACCAGTCGCCAGTTCATGACGAACCCCAGGCTGGCCAGCATGTCGCCGCGCAGCTGGCGGCGCGCGAACTCGTCCGCGACGAGGAGCCCACACACGCCCAGGGCCAGCAACAACAGGATCAGCGCGGGCATCAGTCGCCGGGCGCGCCGCCGGTAGAAGCCCGGGACGTCGACACCGCCGAACCGGCGCCGCTCGCGCAGGAGCAGCCGGGTGATGAGGTAGGCCGACAGGACGAAGAACAGGCTCAGCCCCGTCCACGCTCCGTCCAGCCCCGGCACCCCGAGGTGGTAGAGCATGAACAGCAGCATGAAACCGCCGCGGATCCCGTCCAGGGCGGTGACCCGGCCGCGCTGCGGCGGGGCGCTGGTCATCGCCACGCCTGACGGGCCCGCTCGAGGGCGTCGGGGGTGCCGACGTCGAGGAAGGGCGCGTCATCGCGGTGGGCGCGCACGTCCGAGTCGGCGGCCAGACCGGGGAAGACGTCGACCTCGAGGGAGAGCGGCACCGTGTCGGGCAGGTCCAGCAGGACCGAGCCGCGCATCACGTACGTGCCGGCGTTCACCAGACCCGGCGCGGCGATCCGCGGCTTCTCGCGGAACCCGCGGATCCGGGTCCCGGAGTCGTCGAGAGAGACCACGCCGTAGGGGCGGGCGTCGTCGACCTCGCGGACGTGGATCGAGACATCGGCGCCCGAGCGCTCGAAGGCGTCGATCTGGGCCGCGAGGTCGTGGGCCGACAGCAGGTCGCCGTTGACGACCACGACCGTGTCGCCGGGGGCGACGGCAGCGCGGGCCGCGAGGGCCAACGCACCGCCCGTGCCGAGCGGCTGCTGCTCGCGGCTGTAGGTCAGCCGCACGTCCCAGCGCGAGCCGTCGCCGAGCTCGTCCTGCACCTGCTGCGCGCCGAAGCCGGCGGCGATCACGATGTCGGGCACACCGGCAGCGGCCAGCCGTCGGAGTTGATGGGCCACGAGCGGCTCTCCCCCGACGTCGACCAGAGGCTTGGGCAGGTCGCCGACAGCGGGCCTCAGCCGGGTCCCCAGACCCCCCGCCAGGACGATCGCTCGTCGCACAGATCCCTGCCTTAACTCTTGGTTACCCGCGCGTACGCACGGCGCTGGTCATAGTAGTATGCGTCACATGCTCGACGACTCCGATGTGCGTTCTCGACCCCTGCCCAACCTGGGGACGAAGGTCGCGATCCTCGCCGCCATCCCCTTCCTGGCGTACGGGATCTACCTGCTGCTGACGCCGATCACGGACATCCAGACCAGCTCCGGAGCCATCTTCGAGTGCGGGTCCGCCCTGCAGCCGCCCTCGGACGACTTCCAGGCAGGCGTCTGCGGCCCGATCAACACGCAGTACCTGTACCGGAGCATCGCGGCGATCGCCGCGGCCGTGGGCATCGCCGGCGTCGGCGCCATGCTGTTCGGCTTCAGCCACCAGGTCGAGCGTGCCGTCAGCCGTTCCGAGACCGGCGCAGCCGGCACCGGTGACGAGGCGCAGCGTCTGTCCCGCGAGGACGACCAGCGCTTCTCCCGCGAGGACGACTACTACGCCGACGGCGGCGCCCGCCGGCGACTCCTCGACGACGGTCGCTGAGGACGGCGGTAGCCGCCCGCCCGTTCGATGACGCACCCCATCGCACCGCCGCGCGCGCGGCTGCCCTACCGCCCGGCCCTCGACGGCCTGCGAGCGGTGGCGATCGCCGGTGTCCTGGTGTTCCACCTGGACGAGAGCCTGCTGCCCGGCGGCTGGCTCGGGGTCGATCTGTTCTTCGTCCTGTCGGGCTTCCTGATCACCCACCTGCTCATGGCCGAGCAGGACCGCTGGGGCCGCATCAGCGTCGTGCGGTTCTGGGGCGCCCGCATGCGCCGGCTGCTTCCCTCGCTGCTGACCGTGCTGCTCGCGGTGGCGGCCGCGGCGTGGATCTGGACCGTGCCGGGTCGCCGATCCGCGGTCGCGTGGGACATCGTCTCCTCCTTGTTCTATGTGTCGAACTGGCGGTTCATGCTCGGCGACGAGCAGTACTTCGACCAGCTCTCGCTGCCCTCCCCGGTGCGGCACACGTGGTCCCTGTCCATCGAGGAGCAGTTCTACATCGTCTTCCCGCTGCTGCTGATCGCCGTGGGCGTCATCGCCCGGACGCGGTACCGACAGGCCGCGGTGTTCGTCGCCCTGGCCGTCGCCTCGGCCGGTGCCATGGCGTACGGCTACCTCCATGGCGCTGAGATCACGGACCTGTACTACAGCACCTTCACCCGCGCCTTCGAGCTGTTGATCGGGGTGTGCGCCGCGCTCGTCCTGGGCCGGTCCGCCTTCGCCGAGCGTCGGGCCTCCCCCGCACGCGACGTCCTGGCGTGGGGCGCGCTCGCGGCGGTCGTCGCTGCAATGCTCCTGCTCGATTCGAACTCCGGCGTGGTCTTCACCGGGGGTCTCGTCGTGGTGTGCCTGGCGGCCCTCGTCACGATCCTGGCGGCTGCGGGCGGGCGGCCCGGCACGTTCACGACGGTCCTGGGCAGCCCGGTCCCCCGCTTCATCGGACTCATCAGCTACCCGTTGTACCTGTGGCACTGGCCGATCATCGTGTTCCTGCGTCCCGGCACGACCGCCCTGGACGGTGTCGCGCTGGACCTCGTCCGGGTCGGCCTCGCGGTCCTGCTGGCCTGGCTCACCTACCGCTTCATCGAGGCGCCGATCCGCGGCCGCCGTCCGATGATCACGTCGCTGCGCGGTGTGTCCCGGGTCGTCACGGTCCTCGCCGCGCCGTTGGTGGTGGCCGGTGCGGTCGTCGTCGCCCACTCCGAGCCGCTCGACCGCGGCCTCGTCGCCCAGCACAGCGACTCCGATGCGCCACCGCTCGTGCTCACGCCCGAGCCCTACACCGCCGAGGCGCGGCGTTCGGCCATGTTGCTGGGCAACTCGATCCCGTTCAGCCTGTACCGGAACGTCGCGACGCACGAGTTCCGCCAGCTCTCCCTGAGCCAGAGCACGCATCTGGGGTGCGATCCGTTCGAGTTGCAGAAGGTCGTCGACGGCAAGCCCACCGAGCCGACCCGCAGCTGCCTGCAGTGGCGTGAGGAATGGCCCGAGACGGTCAAGGCGAACCGACCCGACGTACTGTTGTTCTTCGTGCCCCAGACCTTCGTTTCGGACCTCGTGCGCGACGGCGATGTCGCCGAGTTCGGCACCGTTGAGCACACCGAGCTGATCCGGGACGGGCTCGACCAGGTGGCCGCACGCGCGACGGGCGCCCGCAGCCTCGCGTTGTCGACGCTGGCGTGCCATGACATCCCCGCGTTCGACATCGTCGAGATGCAGCAGTTGAACGACGTCGACCGGGTCAAGCAGGTCAACGCGGTCGTGACGGACTGGGCACGCGAGAACGACGTGCCCGTCGTGGACTCCTTCGGCGCCCTGTGCTCCGACGGCTACCGCCCGATGCTGGGCGACGATCCCCTGTACGAGGACGGGCTGCACTTCACCACCGAGTCCGCTCCGCTCGTGTGGGCCTGGATGATGCCCCAGGTCCTGCGCTTCGCCGACGCGGCCCACGGGGAGGCGCCATGAACCGCTCGACCCGCGCCACCGTCTCCAGCGGCTCGATCGTCGCCGTCGCGATGATGGTGATGAACGTCGCCACCTACGGCTTCAACCTGCTCGCCGCCCGCCAGCTGGTTCCCGCCGAGTTCGGCGCCCTCACCGCCTTGTTGAGCCTCACCCTCATCGCCAACGTCGTCGCGCTGGGACTGCAGGCCTCCATCGCCCGCCGGATCTCGGTCCGTCCCGGGCAGACCATCCAGATCGTGCACACCGCGTCGCGGGTCGCCCTGGCGCTGTCCCTGCTGGTGGGCCTGGCCACCGCCCTGTCCAGCCCGATCCTGACCCCCGCATTCTCGTTCGACTCGGTGTGGGCCGTCATCTGGTGTGGGGCGATGCTCGTGCCGCTGACCCTGGCTGGCGCCCAACTGGGCGTCGCGCAGGGCACGGGACGCTGGGGGAAACTGGCCGCGCTCTACCTCGGCAACGGGTTCGGCCGCCTCTTCGGCGGCTTGGCCGGCCTGGCGATCGAACCGACCGCGACGAACGCGATGATGGGGCTGGCGATCGGATCGTGGCTGCCGGTCATCTTGGGCATGGGACTGCTCAAGGCCACCGGCGGCGGCGATGCCCACAGCCGCCGGCCGCTCGTCTTCGAGACCGTGACATCGGCGTCGACACTGCTGGCCTACTTCGCCTTCAGCAACGTCGACGCCCTGATCGCCCGCGGCGGCTTCGACGCCCACGACAGTGGCCTCTACGCGTCGGGCCTGATCCTGACCAAGTCCACGCTCTTCCTGCCGCAGTTCGTCAGCGTCGTGTTCTTCCCGAGCCTCGCGCGCGACTCCAGCCACCGCACACGCCTGCGCGCCGTGGGTCTCGTGGCCCTGCTGGGCGTGGCGGTCGTCGCGGGCGCCGCCGTTCTGCCGAAGCTGGCGCTCATCCTGGTCGGCGGCGACCAGTACGCGGAGATCACCGGCGACCTGTGGCTCTTCGCCGTCTCGGGCACCTTCCTGGCGATCGTCTACCTGCTGGTGTTCGACGCGCTGGCACGGCGCGAGGGCGGCGTGGCCGTGCTGGTGTGGATCGCAACGGCCACGGTCTTCTGCGTCGCGTACTTCAACCGGATCGGCATCGTCGGCCTGGTGACGACGATGGCCATCACTGCCGCCGCCCTCTCGGCCGTCCTGCTGGTGTGGCCGCTGATCCGCCGCACTCCCGAGCCGAAGCAGACCGAGGTGACCGAGCCACCCGTCCCCTGAGGACTAGTGGCCGGCCTCGTGCCAGGTCCGCCCCACGCCGACCGAGACGTCGAGCGGGACCGACAGGTCGGCCGCCGCAGCCATCTCGCGACGGACGAGAGCCGTGAGCTGCTCGAGCTCGCTGTCGGTCGTCTCGAGCACCAGTTCGTCGTGGACCTGCAGGAGCATCCGCGACGACAGCCCGGCTTCGTCGATGGCCCGCTCGACGTTGAGCATCGCGACCTTGATGATGTCGGCCGCCGATCCCTGGATCGGGGCGTTCAGGGCCATCCGCTCGGCCATCTCGCGGCGCTGGCGGTTGTCGCTCTGCAGATCCGGCAGGTAGCGGCGCCGGCCCATGATCGTCTCGGTGAAGCCCGTCTGCCGCGCCTCGTCGACCAGCCCGCGCAGGTAGTCGCGGACGCCGCCGAAACGCTGGAAGTAGTCGTCCATCAGGCCCTGCGCCTCGCCGGTCGAGATCGACAGCTGCTGGCTGAGCCCGTACGCCGACAAGCCGTAGGCCAGACCGTAGTTCATCGCCTTGATCCGGGCGCGCAGCTCGGTGTCGATGTCCTCGGGATCGCGTTCGAACACCTTGGCCGCCATCACGGTGTGGAAGTCCTCACCGGAGTTGAACGCCTCGATCAGGTCCGCGTCCTCGGACAGGTCGGCCATGATCCGCATCTCGATCTGGCTGTAGTCGGCCGTGAGCAGCGTGTCGTACCCCGCGCCGACGACGAACGCCTCGCGGATGCGCCGGCCCGAGGCCGTGCGGATCGGGATGTTCTGCAGGTTCGGATCGTTCGAGCTGAGCCGTCCGGTGGCCGCGATGGTCTGGGCGTAGGTCGTGTGGATCCGGCCGTCGTCGGAGATCGAACGGCGCAGGGTCTCGACCGTCTGACGCAGCTTCGTGACGTCCCGGTGCGCCAGCAGGTGCTCGAGGAACGGGTGCCCCGTCTTGGCGTACAGCTGCTGCAGCGAGTCGGCGTCGGTCGTGTAACCGGTCTTGGTGCGCTTGGTCTTGGGCATGCCGAGCTCGTCGAACAGCACGACCTGCAACTGCTTGGGCGAACCGAGGTTGATCTCCTTGCCGCCGATCGACGCGTAGGCCGCATCGGCGGCCTGCTGGGCGCGGGACGCGAACTCCGACTCGAGGGTGAGCAGTGCATCGTCGTCGACGGCGATCCCCGCCCGCTCCATCCGGGCCAACGTCGAGACCAGGGGCAGCTCGACGTCGGCCAGCAGCTTGGTGCCGCCGGACTGCTCGACCTCGGTGGCCAGGGCCACGGACAGGTCGAGTGTGGCGCGCGCCCGCAGCATCGCGATCTCGGCGTCGTCGTCGGTGTCGAGGGAGAGCTGGCCGCTGTCGGCGGCGTCGTCGCGCAGCTCGCGCTTGAGGTACCGGACCGACAGGTCGGCCAGGTCGTACGACCGCTGGTCGGGACGCACGAGATACGCCGAGAGCGCGGTGTCGGCGGCCAGGCCGCGCAGGGTCCACCCGCGATCGGCCAGCGCCAGCATCGGGCCCTTGGCGTCGTGCAGGACCTTGCCGCGGGTGGGATCGGCGAGCCACTCGCCCAGGGCGGACTCGTCCTGCGGCGTCAGCTCGGCCAGGTCGAGCCAGGCCGCCTCGTCCTGCGTGGCCAGTGCCATCGCGATCACGTCGCCCCCGCCGCGGCCCCACGATCCCTGGACGTGCAGGCCGATGTCGCCGACGGCGTGCTGCTCGAGCCACGCGGCGACCTCGCCCTGACCGAGCACCCGGCCCGCGAGGTCGAAGCCCGCCTCGGGCTCGACCTCGTCGGTGGTGCCCGGGAACGTGGTGAAGAGGCGATCGCGCAGTGCGGTGAACTCCAGCGAGTCGAAGACCGTGTGCACCTTCTCGCGGTCGAACGCGGTGTCGAGCGTGAGGTCGGCCGGCCCGAGCGGCAGGTCGAGGTCGCGCACGAGGGCGTTGAGCCGGCGGTTGCGCAGGACCGAGTCGAGGTGGTCGCGCAGCGACTGCCCCGCCTTGCCCGGGACCTCGTCGACGTGGCCGATCAGCGCGTCGAGGCTGCCGTAGCCGTTGATCCACTTGGCGGCGGTCTTGGGACCGACGCCGGGCACGCCCGGCAGGTTGTCGCTGGTCTCGCCCACGAGCGCGGCGATGTCGGGGTAGAACTCCGGCAGGACGCCGTACTTCTCCTGCACGGCCGTCGGCGTCATCCGGGCCAGGTCCGACACGCCCTTGCGCGGGTACAGCAGCGTCACCTGGTCGGTGACGAGCTGGATCGCGTCACGGTCGCCGGAGCAGACCAGGACCTCCATGCCGGCGGCCTCGGCGCGGGTCGCGAGGGTCGCGATGATGTCGTCCGCCTCGTAGCCGGCCTTGTCGACGTGGCGGATGTCCATCGCGTCGAGCACCTCCTTGACCAGGGCGACCTGGCCGGAGAACTCCTCGGGCGACTTCGACCGGTTGGCCTTGTACTCGGCGTACTCCTCGGTGCGGAACGACTGACGCGACAGATC
Above is a window of Aeromicrobium senzhongii DNA encoding:
- a CDS encoding nucleotidyltransferase family protein — encoded protein: MRRAIVLAGGLGTRLRPAVGDLPKPLVDVGGEPLVAHQLRRLAAAGVPDIVIAAGFGAQQVQDELGDGSRWDVRLTYSREQQPLGTGGALALAARAAVAPGDTVVVVNGDLLSAHDLAAQIDAFERSGADVSIHVREVDDARPYGVVSLDDSGTRIRGFREKPRIAAPGLVNAGTYVMRGSVLLDLPDTVPLSLEVDVFPGLAADSDVRAHRDDAPFLDVGTPDALERARQAWR
- a CDS encoding acyltransferase family protein, with amino-acid sequence MTSAPPQRGRVTALDGIRGGFMLLFMLYHLGVPGLDGAWTGLSLFFVLSAYLITRLLLRERRRFGGVDVPGFYRRRARRLMPALILLLLALGVCGLLVADEFARRQLRGDMLASLGFVMNWRLVLDADQYFSTFGSPSLLRHAWTLSVEEQFYLCVPLLLAILALMRRRVAMVVLALAAVGSAWWTAQVGLGDASAIAHAYYGTDTRAQSLLIGMLVAFIDDGWRDRTPAVLRRCGPVLAWTMLATALALLVVVEPMEPFMFLSGGLLLQAIVVGLLILPLAHGVGGSAGRVLSWAPLAYLGVRSYGLYLFHWPLTVWFGQAFPTAPVWVAAPVVLAISIAAAAASYRWIEEPVMRRGVRGLLPRLRRPGRVAVAAPLGVVLVALAVGQVGATASQVGGRSVDVPPLVAGSAAYDPREKPTRIAFYGDSVADNLVTYFPSADYPDLLVSGLAVPGCDVVDLKPAWNEELGGAPDAECRRSWTNLGERLRDLDADTVVMVLGTLISIPHYSPEGEVWWLQDRPYRRAVEEALDGLVAQAESAGVTPQIATVPCRIDGRQGQAPALRTYFEAHPDVAEATSDPKVVNSWIRAWARDRDVAVLDLYEVLECSEGFRPEVNGVNLYGDQLHFSDEGAAMVWTWLAPRVRDHASRAGTR
- a CDS encoding acyltransferase family protein, producing MTHPIAPPRARLPYRPALDGLRAVAIAGVLVFHLDESLLPGGWLGVDLFFVLSGFLITHLLMAEQDRWGRISVVRFWGARMRRLLPSLLTVLLAVAAAAWIWTVPGRRSAVAWDIVSSLFYVSNWRFMLGDEQYFDQLSLPSPVRHTWSLSIEEQFYIVFPLLLIAVGVIARTRYRQAAVFVALAVASAGAMAYGYLHGAEITDLYYSTFTRAFELLIGVCAALVLGRSAFAERRASPARDVLAWGALAAVVAAMLLLDSNSGVVFTGGLVVVCLAALVTILAAAGGRPGTFTTVLGSPVPRFIGLISYPLYLWHWPIIVFLRPGTTALDGVALDLVRVGLAVLLAWLTYRFIEAPIRGRRPMITSLRGVSRVVTVLAAPLVVAGAVVVAHSEPLDRGLVAQHSDSDAPPLVLTPEPYTAEARRSAMLLGNSIPFSLYRNVATHEFRQLSLSQSTHLGCDPFELQKVVDGKPTEPTRSCLQWREEWPETVKANRPDVLLFFVPQTFVSDLVRDGDVAEFGTVEHTELIRDGLDQVAARATGARSLALSTLACHDIPAFDIVEMQQLNDVDRVKQVNAVVTDWARENDVPVVDSFGALCSDGYRPMLGDDPLYEDGLHFTTESAPLVWAWMMPQVLRFADAAHGEAP
- the polA gene encoding DNA polymerase I, coding for MDRLLLIDGHSVAYRAFFALPVENFATSTGQSTNAVFGFTSMLINVLRDEAPTHVCVAFDLSRQSFRTEEYAEYKANRSKSPEEFSGQVALVKEVLDAMDIRHVDKAGYEADDIIATLATRAEAAGMEVLVCSGDRDAIQLVTDQVTLLYPRKGVSDLARMTPTAVQEKYGVLPEFYPDIAALVGETSDNLPGVPGVGPKTAAKWINGYGSLDALIGHVDEVPGKAGQSLRDHLDSVLRNRRLNALVRDLDLPLGPADLTLDTAFDREKVHTVFDSLEFTALRDRLFTTFPGTTDEVEPEAGFDLAGRVLGQGEVAAWLEQHAVGDIGLHVQGSWGRGGGDVIAMALATQDEAAWLDLAELTPQDESALGEWLADPTRGKVLHDAKGPMLALADRGWTLRGLAADTALSAYLVRPDQRSYDLADLSVRYLKRELRDDAADSGQLSLDTDDDAEIAMLRARATLDLSVALATEVEQSGGTKLLADVELPLVSTLARMERAGIAVDDDALLTLESEFASRAQQAADAAYASIGGKEINLGSPKQLQVVLFDELGMPKTKRTKTGYTTDADSLQQLYAKTGHPFLEHLLAHRDVTKLRQTVETLRRSISDDGRIHTTYAQTIAATGRLSSNDPNLQNIPIRTASGRRIREAFVVGAGYDTLLTADYSQIEMRIMADLSEDADLIEAFNSGEDFHTVMAAKVFERDPEDIDTELRARIKAMNYGLAYGLSAYGLSQQLSISTGEAQGLMDDYFQRFGGVRDYLRGLVDEARQTGFTETIMGRRRYLPDLQSDNRQRREMAERMALNAPIQGSAADIIKVAMLNVERAIDEAGLSSRMLLQVHDELVLETTDSELEQLTALVRREMAAAADLSVPLDVSVGVGRTWHEAGH
- a CDS encoding lipopolysaccharide biosynthesis protein is translated as MNRSTRATVSSGSIVAVAMMVMNVATYGFNLLAARQLVPAEFGALTALLSLTLIANVVALGLQASIARRISVRPGQTIQIVHTASRVALALSLLVGLATALSSPILTPAFSFDSVWAVIWCGAMLVPLTLAGAQLGVAQGTGRWGKLAALYLGNGFGRLFGGLAGLAIEPTATNAMMGLAIGSWLPVILGMGLLKATGGGDAHSRRPLVFETVTSASTLLAYFAFSNVDALIARGGFDAHDSGLYASGLILTKSTLFLPQFVSVVFFPSLARDSSHRTRLRAVGLVALLGVAVVAGAAVLPKLALILVGGDQYAEITGDLWLFAVSGTFLAIVYLLVFDALARREGGVAVLVWIATATVFCVAYFNRIGIVGLVTTMAITAAALSAVLLVWPLIRRTPEPKQTEVTEPPVP